From Psychroflexus torquis ATCC 700755, the proteins below share one genomic window:
- a CDS encoding tyrosine-type recombinase/integrase — protein MRCLAHLAIYYKCSPVHLSEEEINDYLFHCQNLHNTPSESFFKHTIYGLRSAYKVMGMDKKRIQLPQIKRQNDLPIVLNKKEVRELLKAPKYLKHQLMLAMLYGCGLRSYELCNLLQADIDFERKTVFVKKQKGKIDRYVPLSAHLIRGLQKYFKTENPVKHVFNSQKTTDCLPGPITTRALQWVIKECRPKVNTQKKFTAHTLRHSYATHLLEDGLNIMCLKELLGHAHIETTIVYLQVSNSGSSVKFSPLDTLFTN, from the coding sequence TTGCGCTGCCTTGCTCACTTGGCTATTTACTATAAATGCAGTCCTGTCCACCTTAGTGAAGAAGAGATCAACGACTACTTATTCCACTGCCAGAACCTACACAACACGCCTTCCGAAAGCTTTTTTAAACACACCATCTATGGTCTTCGATCTGCTTACAAGGTGATGGGAATGGATAAAAAGCGCATCCAGCTTCCGCAAATAAAAAGGCAGAATGATCTTCCCATTGTGCTCAACAAAAAGGAAGTTCGCGAGTTATTAAAGGCTCCTAAATACCTAAAACATCAATTGATGTTAGCTATGCTTTACGGCTGCGGATTGCGTAGCTACGAGCTTTGTAATTTGTTGCAGGCTGATATTGACTTTGAGCGTAAAACGGTATTTGTAAAAAAACAGAAAGGAAAAATAGACCGCTACGTTCCTTTGAGTGCTCATTTAATTAGAGGCTTACAAAAATATTTTAAAACAGAAAATCCTGTAAAACATGTTTTCAACAGTCAGAAAACCACAGATTGTCTGCCAGGACCGATCACTACAAGAGCTCTCCAATGGGTTATTAAAGAATGTCGTCCTAAGGTAAACACACAAAAGAAGTTCACAGCCCACACTCTTAGACATTCCTACGCCACCCATTTGCTTGAAGATGGGCTCAATATTATGTGTTTAAAAGAGCTTTTGGGGCACGCTCATATAGAAACTACCATTGTGTATTTGCAAGTGTCCAATTCTGGAAGTTCAGTTAAATTCAGTCCCCTGGATACCTTGTTTACAAACTAA
- a CDS encoding IS91 family transposase: MQPKHRVADVLNLEVDHLQEIAHTSWNERALHAIRKCRTKALGGHLDWCMNCKKLHLQFNSCRNRHCPTCQGHKQHEWVAARTQELLPVPYFHVVFTLPDHLNSVAIPYPKVLYKILFDSAWETLSAFGHNPKHLGAKLGMIAVLHTWGQNLQLHPHLHCIVPGGGVCEAGFWKKGTAKDDFLFSVEAMSDKFRGRFVSKLRKALPQLPQSLYDKLFKKEWVVYAKSPFGKPEHVIEYLGRYTHKIAISNHRILSIDKEKRRITFSLKDYRKGGQKTTLTLSTKEFIRRFQLHILSKGFTRIRHYGFLSSSWKKEKLPLLQLQLRDKNLAHILTFATQEKSLHRCCPSCKKQTLITLFTFDSRGPPKDHKKIIKDKL; this comes from the coding sequence ATGCAACCCAAACATAGAGTAGCAGATGTATTGAATCTAGAGGTAGATCATCTACAAGAAATAGCCCATACCAGTTGGAATGAAAGAGCTTTGCATGCGATAAGAAAATGCCGCACTAAAGCTCTTGGTGGACATTTAGATTGGTGTATGAATTGCAAGAAGCTCCATTTGCAATTCAATTCCTGTCGCAATAGGCATTGTCCTACTTGCCAAGGGCATAAGCAGCATGAGTGGGTTGCTGCAAGAACGCAAGAACTCCTTCCTGTGCCTTATTTTCATGTTGTTTTTACACTCCCAGACCATCTCAATTCTGTGGCAATACCTTATCCCAAAGTGCTTTATAAGATCTTATTTGATAGCGCTTGGGAAACCCTATCTGCCTTTGGACACAACCCCAAACATCTAGGTGCAAAACTAGGGATGATTGCCGTGCTACATACTTGGGGTCAGAATTTGCAATTGCACCCGCATTTGCACTGTATTGTTCCAGGGGGAGGTGTTTGTGAGGCAGGATTCTGGAAAAAAGGAACAGCAAAAGATGATTTTCTATTTTCAGTAGAGGCGATGAGTGATAAATTTAGAGGTCGTTTTGTGTCCAAATTACGAAAAGCACTTCCCCAATTACCCCAATCTTTATATGATAAGTTGTTCAAAAAAGAGTGGGTGGTGTATGCCAAATCTCCTTTTGGAAAACCAGAACATGTGATTGAATATTTAGGTAGGTACACCCATAAAATAGCGATAAGTAATCACCGTATCTTGTCGATTGATAAAGAAAAAAGGAGGATTACATTTAGTTTAAAAGACTATAGAAAAGGTGGGCAAAAAACCACACTAACACTCTCCACTAAAGAGTTTATAAGGCGTTTTCAACTCCATATTCTTTCCAAAGGCTTTACTCGAATAAGGCATTATGGGTTTTTGAGCAGCAGTTGGAAAAAAGAGAAGTTGCCGCTACTACAATTGCAATTAAGAGATAAAAACTTGGCACACATATTAACCTTTGCCACTCAAGAGAAGTCCTTACATCGCTGTTGTCCAAGTTGTAAAAAGCAAACCTTGATCACACTTTTTACTTTTGACAGTCGCGGGCCGCCAAAGGATCACAAAAAAATTATAAAGGATAAACTATAA
- a CDS encoding phage integrase N-terminal SAM-like domain-containing protein — translation MIGIKFTPDKVLQALIKSLDNPKWSADHNMAYVLNTKNNLSTIYTTFKGVAWINYNRFLTNRPIHTSNEEVDIDWYRKRKVTKQHRVCPEEYLLKLELKRYANSTIRTYVHFFEHFINQYPHIDLQAINESHIRAYLQLLIRQGKSNSCVNQAINAIKFYYEVVLGMPNRFYEIERPRKEFHTNIVSKCRIK, via the coding sequence ATGATAGGTATCAAGTTTACACCAGATAAGGTTTTACAGGCGCTTATAAAAAGTCTGGATAATCCTAAATGGAGTGCAGATCATAATATGGCCTATGTTTTAAATACCAAAAACAACCTGTCTACTATTTACACTACTTTTAAAGGAGTGGCTTGGATTAATTATAACCGATTTCTAACCAATAGACCTATTCATACCTCTAATGAAGAGGTAGATATTGACTGGTACAGAAAACGGAAAGTCACCAAACAGCACCGTGTTTGTCCGGAAGAATACTTACTAAAACTAGAGCTTAAACGGTATGCGAATAGCACGATACGAACTTATGTTCATTTTTTTGAACACTTTATAAACCAGTATCCACATATAGATTTGCAGGCCATTAATGAAAGCCACATACGGGCGTATCTACAACTGCTTATTCGCCAAGGTAAGTCCAACTCTTGCGTTAATCAAGCCATTAACGCCATCAAATTTTATTATGAAGTTGTATTGGGTATGCCTAATCGGTTTTATGAGATAGAAAGACCTAGAAAGGAGTTTCATACCAATATAGTATCTAAATGTCGGATAAAATAA
- a CDS encoding DUF2116 family Zn-ribbon domain-containing protein produces the protein MIDHKICPVCESPLKGRSDKKFCSTKCKSIHQYETRQKKEAFYLEVDRRLKTNRKVLKTYNFRGFTTVRKELLINDGFDPNFFTHYWKNSKGDIYLFVYDYGFLDLKKSGKDKYLIV, from the coding sequence ATGATTGATCATAAAATCTGTCCAGTCTGTGAATCTCCCCTAAAAGGAAGATCAGATAAGAAGTTTTGCTCTACAAAATGCAAGTCGATTCACCAGTACGAAACTCGGCAGAAAAAAGAAGCCTTCTATTTGGAAGTAGACCGACGATTGAAAACGAATCGGAAAGTATTAAAAACATATAATTTTAGGGGATTTACTACTGTGCGGAAAGAATTGCTTATCAACGATGGGTTTGATCCTAATTTTTTCACACACTACTGGAAAAATAGCAAAGGAGATATCTATCTTTTCGTTTACGATTATGGATTTTTAGACCTTAAAAAGTCAGGGAAGGACAAATACCTTATTGTTTAA
- a CDS encoding MFS transporter has protein sequence MKHSKLILPVIVFSQFCCTSLWFAGNGVINDLVISFDLGVSALGHLTSAVQFGFIIGTLIFAILTIADRFPPSKVFLVSALLGSLFNLGVIWEANNLLSLVTLRFFTGFFLAGIYPVGMKIAADYYEKGLGKSLGFLVGALVLGTAFPHLLSEMTLVYSWKSVLITTSSLGVLGGLLMFILVPDGPFRKQSKRTDLSAFFSVFRNLKFRSVAFGYFGHMWELYAFWAFIPIMLKKYNVEHPQVIFNIPLLSFLIIGVGAMGCLFGGYLSQVLGTKRTAFMVLLLSCGCCLISPWVFTSEFESLFLGFLMFWGIVVIADSPLLSTLVAQNAPAEMKGTALTIVNCIGYSITIISIQIMTMMIKLTDSNSIYVILALGPILGLIALRRKTIGVLSHKT, from the coding sequence GTGAAACACTCTAAATTAATACTTCCCGTCATTGTTTTTTCTCAGTTCTGCTGCACTTCGCTTTGGTTTGCTGGGAATGGTGTGATAAACGATCTTGTTATAAGTTTTGATCTTGGTGTGAGTGCTTTGGGGCACTTAACTTCAGCCGTACAGTTTGGATTTATCATCGGCACTTTGATTTTCGCTATTTTGACAATCGCGGATCGCTTTCCACCTTCAAAAGTTTTTTTAGTGAGTGCTTTATTGGGATCACTCTTCAATTTAGGAGTCATATGGGAGGCAAACAATTTATTGAGCTTAGTTACACTTCGTTTCTTTACAGGCTTTTTTCTCGCGGGTATCTATCCAGTTGGGATGAAAATTGCCGCGGATTATTATGAAAAAGGACTTGGTAAGTCGCTGGGATTTTTAGTTGGTGCCTTAGTGTTGGGAACTGCATTTCCTCATTTGTTAAGCGAAATGACTCTTGTATATTCTTGGAAATCGGTACTGATAACAACTTCATCTCTTGGGGTTTTAGGGGGCTTGTTAATGTTTATACTGGTGCCTGATGGTCCGTTCAGAAAACAAAGCAAGCGAACGGATTTATCAGCATTTTTTAGCGTATTCCGCAATCTAAAATTTCGGTCTGTGGCTTTTGGATATTTTGGACATATGTGGGAGTTATATGCTTTCTGGGCCTTTATACCCATTATGCTAAAAAAATACAACGTAGAACATCCACAAGTCATATTTAATATTCCTCTACTATCATTTCTAATTATTGGAGTAGGAGCGATGGGCTGTCTATTTGGCGGCTATCTCTCACAAGTTTTAGGGACCAAACGGACAGCCTTTATGGTCCTTCTTTTATCCTGTGGATGTTGCCTTATTTCTCCATGGGTATTTACTAGTGAATTTGAAAGCTTGTTTCTTGGATTTCTTATGTTTTGGGGAATAGTAGTCATTGCAGATTCACCCCTTTTATCAACACTTGTTGCTCAGAATGCACCAGCAGAGATGAAAGGCACCGCACTTACTATCGTTAATTGTATAGGGTATTCCATAACCATAATTAGCATTCAAATAATGACTATGATGATTAAGTTAACCGATTCAAATAGCATTTATGTCATTTTAGCTCTAGGCCCTATTCTAGGTTTGATTGCGCTAAGACGCAAAACTATAGGTGTTCTTTCCCACAAGACCTAA
- a CDS encoding IS5 family transposase, producing the protein MKLQKQPTIADTICDLRSRKIKRTFFSQINTLIDWDNIEKLIDTDYSRGKSAVGKPSYSGLLLFKMCLLQSWYGLSDYEVEDRLNDSISFSYFCGMNIDEVAPDHSTLSRFRTALTKTKTFEKLFSIINAQLEAHNIIVKKGIIVDASVIDTPLRPKGKTNHEVTEDRSEEEIKVKKQYADSVDTDGTWLKKRGKYHFGFKKHHVTDNEGLVIGVLTTTASKNEIANLEDVLETVNIDLPKGIPLKADKGYQSKKNAGLLKKRNLKNHILRKAYKNKPLTRWERKFNKLIGKTRFKVERTFGGIKRWFNGGLARYRGIEKMHTQNLMEAMCYNLYRSPGIIASNCKI; encoded by the coding sequence ATGAAACTACAGAAACAGCCTACAATAGCAGACACAATTTGTGATTTGCGATCAAGAAAGATAAAAAGAACGTTTTTCAGCCAAATAAATACACTAATCGATTGGGATAACATCGAAAAGCTAATAGATACTGATTATTCTAGAGGTAAAAGTGCTGTAGGTAAACCTTCCTATAGCGGTCTACTGTTGTTTAAAATGTGTCTTTTGCAAAGTTGGTATGGATTGAGTGATTATGAAGTAGAAGATAGGTTGAACGACAGCATCTCTTTCAGTTATTTCTGCGGGATGAATATAGATGAAGTTGCGCCAGATCATAGCACCTTGAGTAGATTTAGAACCGCGTTAACAAAAACTAAAACTTTTGAGAAGCTATTCAGCATCATTAATGCACAATTGGAAGCTCACAACATCATTGTTAAAAAGGGGATCATAGTCGATGCTAGTGTCATCGATACCCCACTTCGACCAAAAGGAAAGACCAATCACGAGGTAACCGAAGATCGCAGCGAAGAAGAGATAAAGGTAAAAAAGCAGTATGCTGACAGTGTAGATACAGATGGAACATGGCTAAAGAAAAGAGGGAAGTATCATTTTGGATTTAAAAAACATCATGTGACTGATAACGAAGGTCTTGTCATAGGAGTCTTAACCACTACGGCAAGTAAAAATGAGATAGCCAATTTAGAAGACGTGCTAGAAACAGTGAATATAGATTTACCAAAAGGCATCCCATTAAAAGCAGATAAAGGGTATCAGTCAAAGAAAAATGCAGGACTACTCAAAAAGCGAAATCTAAAAAATCATATTCTAAGAAAAGCTTACAAGAACAAACCTTTAACACGTTGGGAAAGGAAGTTCAATAAATTAATAGGTAAAACAAGATTCAAGGTAGAGCGTACATTTGGAGGAATAAAAAGATGGTTTAACGGAGGGTTAGCAAGATATCGAGGAATAGAAAAAATGCATACCCAAAATCTTATGGAAGCCATGTGTTACAATTTGTATCGAAGTCCAGGGATAATTGCGTCTAATTGTAAAATTTAG
- a CDS encoding cytochrome b/b6 domain-containing protein, giving the protein MRTKKYSNLYRLVHWAISIAFLLLLITIFLRLTWLNKYSVAAIIETYLSDTDFTLTQDQLISLAKKIRQPMWDWHIYMGYVLTGLFSIRFILPLFGKMKFQNPFANNLSIKEKFQKWTYIFFYICVVVSLATGLIIEFGPKAFKKSMEEIHELGVYYLVGFIVLHWSGVLIAEFTDQKGIVSRIVSGSKKEK; this is encoded by the coding sequence ATGAGGACTAAAAAGTATTCTAACCTGTATAGACTAGTTCACTGGGCAATTTCTATTGCTTTTTTGCTTTTGTTAATTACGATTTTCCTTAGGTTAACCTGGTTGAATAAGTATAGTGTCGCTGCTATTATTGAAACTTACCTTAGTGATACAGACTTTACACTTACTCAAGACCAACTTATTTCTCTAGCTAAGAAAATAAGACAACCTATGTGGGACTGGCATATATATATGGGATATGTCTTGACTGGTTTATTCAGTATTCGTTTTATTCTTCCTCTTTTTGGAAAAATGAAATTTCAAAATCCTTTTGCGAATAACCTATCCATCAAAGAGAAATTTCAGAAATGGACCTATATCTTTTTTTACATCTGTGTAGTTGTTTCATTAGCTACTGGGCTGATTATAGAATTTGGTCCCAAAGCATTCAAAAAGTCAATGGAAGAGATTCATGAGCTTGGTGTTTATTACTTAGTTGGCTTTATCGTTCTCCATTGGTCGGGTGTCCTGATAGCAGAATTTACAGACCAAAAAGGAATTGTTTCTAGGATAGTAAGTGGCTCCAAAAAGGAAAAATAA
- a CDS encoding type II toxin-antitoxin system HigB family toxin — MKGNSYRLIVKFSNEKQGAFIGFIVTHAEPALQAGGYDKIEAETI, encoded by the coding sequence ATAAAAGGAAATTCTTATCGACTGATTGTCAAATTCAGTAATGAAAAACAAGGGGCATTCATCGGTTTTATTGTTACACACGCCGAACCTGCACTTCAGGCAGGCGGGTATGACAAAATAGAGGCTGAAACGATTTAA
- a CDS encoding FUSC family protein, translated as MKEKLKQLELFLKSTNFDRGIRLGVGVAVPFGVMYFLGYFEYALPVAVGAFLNAPGDIPGSNKRKVNAVLISIGLTMLITSIILFSKPFLPLLLLVIIVISFVVSLISVYGFRASLVSFSGLLAMVLAFAAQKETAHEIFVHVALMGVGGLWYLTLSLIFQKIFPKKDQNQLLSDTLHLIGDYLKLRAKLLTKKNKRDGRLNQTFVLQHQINDKHETLRETLLTARKRSGRSRYEEKQLLIFLSSIKIFELIEAKHLDYKTIDGIFGEHKEFLKAFKTLNKVMGNHLIRLSELLIQNDEMPDKEHLLKALSNADDSISNYIDAVKLPQAREGALVLKNLYDYQKQLLQEIKAIRRVMANVQEASKVSLKRQDSSQFLTLQEYRLNVLVQNLSLDSTMFRHSLRLSIAIVLAYLLGFLLDIQNTYWILLTIVVIMRPSYGLTKERSKDRIIGTLIGAGVAVGIVLITQNVVVYSVLALVSLIFAFALIQQNYKSAAALITISIVFVYSLINPDAFEVIQYRVLDTLIGAAIAVVANYTIFPSWEANNLKQVLLNALEMNKKYLLATQELYQDPSTNKLSYNLARKDAFLAISNLNAAFQRLTQDPKSKQNEFQLIYEMVTLNQTMISAIASIGNFIINHRTTPASVEFNLLIQKIANTLQMACDSLDPIQLKKKVSEETGEDAQEKLLGNYQHLSKKRDENIRQGYTELDTETLHALQEAYLISNHMGWLKSLSESLEKATERYRYSIIDKQS; from the coding sequence TTGAAAGAAAAACTCAAACAACTAGAATTATTTTTAAAAAGCACCAATTTTGACCGTGGTATTCGGCTTGGGGTTGGGGTAGCTGTGCCTTTTGGTGTGATGTATTTTTTAGGATATTTTGAATATGCGTTACCTGTTGCCGTAGGTGCTTTTTTAAACGCACCTGGAGACATTCCTGGAAGTAATAAGCGTAAAGTTAATGCTGTCTTGATAAGTATTGGGCTAACCATGCTTATTACTAGTATCATCTTATTTTCAAAACCTTTCTTACCTCTTTTGCTGTTGGTCATTATAGTTATTTCGTTTGTAGTATCACTCATTTCAGTGTATGGTTTTAGAGCGTCTTTGGTTTCCTTTTCTGGTTTGCTGGCCATGGTCCTCGCTTTTGCCGCTCAAAAAGAAACAGCACATGAAATTTTTGTTCATGTCGCCTTGATGGGAGTTGGAGGGCTTTGGTATTTGACCCTATCTTTAATTTTTCAAAAGATTTTTCCTAAAAAAGATCAGAATCAACTCTTGTCAGATACGCTCCATCTCATAGGGGACTACCTAAAATTACGAGCAAAACTATTAACCAAGAAAAACAAGCGGGATGGACGCCTCAATCAAACCTTCGTCCTTCAACATCAAATCAACGATAAGCACGAGACACTTCGAGAAACACTTCTTACAGCCCGTAAACGTTCTGGGCGTTCGCGTTATGAAGAGAAGCAACTATTGATCTTCCTTTCTTCCATCAAGATTTTTGAATTGATAGAAGCTAAACATTTAGATTATAAGACAATCGATGGAATTTTTGGCGAGCATAAAGAATTTCTAAAAGCCTTCAAAACCCTGAATAAAGTTATGGGTAACCATCTCATACGCTTGTCAGAATTATTGATTCAAAATGATGAAATGCCAGATAAAGAACATTTATTAAAGGCGCTTTCAAATGCTGATGATTCCATCTCAAATTATATCGATGCTGTGAAATTACCCCAAGCGCGCGAGGGTGCTTTGGTATTGAAAAATTTATACGATTATCAAAAACAGTTACTTCAAGAGATCAAAGCTATTAGACGGGTGATGGCAAATGTCCAAGAAGCCTCCAAAGTCTCCTTAAAAAGACAAGATTCGAGTCAGTTTTTAACACTCCAAGAATACAGATTGAATGTTCTTGTTCAAAACTTGAGTTTGGATTCCACCATGTTTAGACATTCCTTACGTCTTAGCATTGCTATTGTTCTGGCCTATCTATTAGGTTTTCTTTTGGATATTCAAAACACCTATTGGATTTTGCTAACGATCGTTGTTATTATGCGCCCTAGCTACGGCTTAACCAAAGAGCGCTCAAAAGATCGTATCATTGGAACCCTTATAGGCGCTGGAGTGGCTGTTGGTATTGTGCTTATTACTCAAAATGTAGTGGTCTATTCTGTATTAGCATTAGTATCGTTGATATTTGCATTTGCATTAATTCAGCAAAATTATAAGTCTGCAGCTGCATTAATCACCATCAGTATTGTCTTTGTGTATTCCTTAATCAATCCCGATGCCTTCGAGGTAATTCAATACCGCGTCCTCGACACCCTAATTGGAGCGGCAATCGCCGTTGTTGCAAACTACACCATATTTCCTAGTTGGGAAGCAAACAATCTCAAACAGGTGCTTTTGAATGCTTTAGAAATGAATAAAAAATACCTCTTAGCAACACAAGAATTATATCAAGATCCCTCAACAAACAAACTCTCTTATAATCTGGCAAGGAAAGACGCTTTTCTGGCGATTAGTAATTTAAATGCAGCCTTCCAACGATTGACGCAAGATCCAAAATCGAAACAAAATGAATTCCAATTAATTTATGAAATGGTGACACTCAATCAGACTATGATTTCTGCCATTGCGTCCATCGGCAATTTTATCATTAATCATAGAACCACTCCTGCTTCTGTAGAGTTTAATCTACTTATCCAAAAAATTGCCAACACGCTACAGATGGCTTGTGATAGCTTGGACCCTATTCAATTAAAGAAAAAAGTTTCTGAAGAAACCGGGGAAGATGCACAGGAGAAGTTGTTGGGCAACTACCAACATTTATCAAAAAAGAGAGATGAAAACATCAGACAAGGTTATACTGAATTAGACACTGAAACGCTTCATGCCCTTCAGGAAGCCTATTTGATATCCAATCACATGGGCTGGTTAAAATCGCTTTCAGAAAGCTTAGAAAAGGCAACAGAACGCTATCGGTATTCTATCATCGATAAACAGTCGTGA